Proteins from one Homalodisca vitripennis isolate AUS2020 chromosome 3, UT_GWSS_2.1, whole genome shotgun sequence genomic window:
- the LOC124356551 gene encoding neutral and basic amino acid transport protein rBAT-like isoform X2 — translation MAIYLHNTSPRNNRKHVDYVTDENGGIKPGLCGITLGVRKNPKDFCFLAWNWPLIRKCCFWGMMSLTVACVCVIIGYITTLPTRCDPPRSWYQGSLIYEIFPASFHDTDDDGQGDLRGISAKVHYLESMGVRGVRLNSIFPSENYPEHYYNVENLTQIEPVLGSFADFRFLVNTLHELNISLILDLPLGSFFKHQEENAKQTNSVGHAHHVIINNHILNSNVNKTVYLTPDLHGAISEVLDFWLSHGVDGFYLKDLENLVGDEKFQQHIRQWKGVLKRHKQGFDKILICSEKVIKILENDQILSTKLATVLTHFDLVDTHIEMSRDVKSQIDAVQGGVMFSRPGYPWPLWTLGSMDTTRLASRLPSANASLAAILVGMMLPGTPSVFYGDEIGLDNLHDTDKQDFRDISHAHHLGMMHWRMNAQRTLHWLPRVQAHMPLDSARWISETAVLRDSSPSIYMHAIWREGNLVPNCAVKYIDKTLIVLERLYPRRHSYVIVANLGSETETRDLSKVFYGGHVVLSTGDHAGKYLTFHKLTMFPGEAMIVKLDK, via the exons atggcaatttatttacacaatactAGCCCCAGAAATAACCGAAAACATGTGGATTACGTGACTGAT GAAAATGGAGGGATCAAGCCAGGATTGTGTGGGATCACTCTGGGTGTCAGGAAGAACCCCAAAGATTTTTGCTTCCTTGCTTGGAACTGGCCACTTATCCGGAAATGCTGCTTCTGGGGAATGATGTCTCTGACTGTAGCTTGTGTCTGTGTCATCATCGGTTACATAACGACACTGCCTACTCGCTGTGACCCACCGAGATCTTGGTACCAAGGCTCTCTCATCTACGAGATATTCCCTGCCTCCTTCCATGACACCGATGACGATGGTCAAGGAGATTTGAGAGGTATCAGTGCCAAAGTACACTATCTAGAGTCAATGGGCGTCCGAGGAGTGAGGCTTAATTCAATATTTCCGTCTGAAAACTATCCAGAGCACTACTACAATGTTGAGAACTTAACACAAATAGAGCCCGTCCTAGGTAGTTTTGCAGATTTCAGGTTTCTCGTGAACACACTCCATGAACTGAACATTTCACTTATCCTTGATCTACCTTTGGGTTCATTTTTTAAACACCAGGAGGAAAATGCGAAACAGACCAATTCAGTGGGACACGCACACCACGTAATAATAAACAATCATATACTTAACAGCAATGTGAATAAGACCGTGTACTTGACCCCGGATCTTCACGGTGCCATTTCTGAAGTCCTAGACTTCTGGTTGAGCCATGGTGTCGATGGATTTTATTTGAAAGACTTAGAGAACCTTGTCGGTGACGAGAAATTTCAACAACACATCAGACAGTGGAAGGGAGTCTTGAAAAGGCATAAGCAAGGATTTGATAAGATACTGATCTGTTCTGAAAAAGTAATCAAAATCTTGGAAAATGACCAGATCTTGAGTACAAAATTAGCGACGGTACTGACACACTTTGATCTTGTCGACACACATATCGAGATGTCTAGGGACGTGAAGAGCCAGATAGATGCCGTGCAAGGAGGAGTGATGTTCAGTCGCCCTGGATACCCTTGGCCACTGTGGACCCTCGGAAGCATGGATACCACACGACTAGCATCTCGCTTGCCTTCTGCCAACGCTTCCTTGGCTGCAATCCTCGTGGGGATGATGCTACCAGGTACTCCGTCTGTCTTCTACGGTGATGAGATAGGACTGGACAACCTACACGACACTGACAAACAAGAT TTTCGGGACATCAGTCATGCACATCACCTGGGTATGATGCACTGGCGTATGAATGCTCAGCGCACACTACACTGGCTGCCTCGTGTTCAGGCACATATGCCACTAGACTCTGCTCGATGGATCTCTGAGACTGCAGTGCTCCGCGACAGTAGTCCCAGCATCTACATGCACGCGATCTGGCGAGAGGGTAACCTCGTGCCTAATTGTGCAGTTAA GTACATTGACAAGACGTTGATAGTCCTAGAACGTCTGTACCCTCGCAGACATTCATACGTGATCGTTGCTAATCTGGGCAGTGAAACAGAGACACGGGATTTGTCAAAGGTCTTCTATGGTGGCCATGTTGTCTTATCTACGGGCGACCACGCCGGCAAGTACCTCACCTTCCACAAACTGACGATGTTCCCTGGCGAGGCCATGATCGTCAAACTGGACAAGTAG
- the LOC124356551 gene encoding neutral and basic amino acid transport protein rBAT-like isoform X1, which yields MAELSNMAGVGSTEGLFTQTLTAPSPEFLLVDEESSSTYPLLTPSPPAEFDHPLALDTPPVLAYERQLSPSSIDTDLSSIPTLSSVAPAVDYGTLANCLPPPPVSQPDTGKVLEPHSGMGSSSSSSSVLQDTAASAQLLNPHHYLNLANDVTCQENGGIKPGLCGITLGVRKNPKDFCFLAWNWPLIRKCCFWGMMSLTVACVCVIIGYITTLPTRCDPPRSWYQGSLIYEIFPASFHDTDDDGQGDLRGISAKVHYLESMGVRGVRLNSIFPSENYPEHYYNVENLTQIEPVLGSFADFRFLVNTLHELNISLILDLPLGSFFKHQEENAKQTNSVGHAHHVIINNHILNSNVNKTVYLTPDLHGAISEVLDFWLSHGVDGFYLKDLENLVGDEKFQQHIRQWKGVLKRHKQGFDKILICSEKVIKILENDQILSTKLATVLTHFDLVDTHIEMSRDVKSQIDAVQGGVMFSRPGYPWPLWTLGSMDTTRLASRLPSANASLAAILVGMMLPGTPSVFYGDEIGLDNLHDTDKQDFRDISHAHHLGMMHWRMNAQRTLHWLPRVQAHMPLDSARWISETAVLRDSSPSIYMHAIWREGNLVPNCAVKYIDKTLIVLERLYPRRHSYVIVANLGSETETRDLSKVFYGGHVVLSTGDHAGKYLTFHKLTMFPGEAMIVKLDK from the exons ATGGCAGAGCTCAGTAACATGGCAGGTGTAGGCAGTACGGAGGGATTGTTTACTCAGACTCTGACTGCTCCTTCACCAGAATTTCTCTTAGTCGATGAAGAGTCCTCTTCCACTTACCCCCTTCTGACACCTTCACCTCCAGCAGAGTTCGACCACCCTTTAGCTCTCGACACTCCTCCTG TGCTGGCCTACGAGAGGCAGTTGTCACCCTCCAGTATAGACACGGACCTGAGCTCCATCCCCACTCTGAGTAGTGTGGCCCCGGCAGTCGACTATGGGACTCTGGCTAACTGTCTGCCCCCGCCACCTGTCAGCCAACCCGACACAG GAAAAGTGCTGGAACCTCACAGCGGCATGGGGTCATCGTCCTCCAGTAGTTCTGTGCTACAAGACACTGCAGCTTCTGCTCAGCTGCTCAACCCTCATCACTACCTCAACTTGGCCAACGATGTCACTTGTCAG GAAAATGGAGGGATCAAGCCAGGATTGTGTGGGATCACTCTGGGTGTCAGGAAGAACCCCAAAGATTTTTGCTTCCTTGCTTGGAACTGGCCACTTATCCGGAAATGCTGCTTCTGGGGAATGATGTCTCTGACTGTAGCTTGTGTCTGTGTCATCATCGGTTACATAACGACACTGCCTACTCGCTGTGACCCACCGAGATCTTGGTACCAAGGCTCTCTCATCTACGAGATATTCCCTGCCTCCTTCCATGACACCGATGACGATGGTCAAGGAGATTTGAGAGGTATCAGTGCCAAAGTACACTATCTAGAGTCAATGGGCGTCCGAGGAGTGAGGCTTAATTCAATATTTCCGTCTGAAAACTATCCAGAGCACTACTACAATGTTGAGAACTTAACACAAATAGAGCCCGTCCTAGGTAGTTTTGCAGATTTCAGGTTTCTCGTGAACACACTCCATGAACTGAACATTTCACTTATCCTTGATCTACCTTTGGGTTCATTTTTTAAACACCAGGAGGAAAATGCGAAACAGACCAATTCAGTGGGACACGCACACCACGTAATAATAAACAATCATATACTTAACAGCAATGTGAATAAGACCGTGTACTTGACCCCGGATCTTCACGGTGCCATTTCTGAAGTCCTAGACTTCTGGTTGAGCCATGGTGTCGATGGATTTTATTTGAAAGACTTAGAGAACCTTGTCGGTGACGAGAAATTTCAACAACACATCAGACAGTGGAAGGGAGTCTTGAAAAGGCATAAGCAAGGATTTGATAAGATACTGATCTGTTCTGAAAAAGTAATCAAAATCTTGGAAAATGACCAGATCTTGAGTACAAAATTAGCGACGGTACTGACACACTTTGATCTTGTCGACACACATATCGAGATGTCTAGGGACGTGAAGAGCCAGATAGATGCCGTGCAAGGAGGAGTGATGTTCAGTCGCCCTGGATACCCTTGGCCACTGTGGACCCTCGGAAGCATGGATACCACACGACTAGCATCTCGCTTGCCTTCTGCCAACGCTTCCTTGGCTGCAATCCTCGTGGGGATGATGCTACCAGGTACTCCGTCTGTCTTCTACGGTGATGAGATAGGACTGGACAACCTACACGACACTGACAAACAAGAT TTTCGGGACATCAGTCATGCACATCACCTGGGTATGATGCACTGGCGTATGAATGCTCAGCGCACACTACACTGGCTGCCTCGTGTTCAGGCACATATGCCACTAGACTCTGCTCGATGGATCTCTGAGACTGCAGTGCTCCGCGACAGTAGTCCCAGCATCTACATGCACGCGATCTGGCGAGAGGGTAACCTCGTGCCTAATTGTGCAGTTAA GTACATTGACAAGACGTTGATAGTCCTAGAACGTCTGTACCCTCGCAGACATTCATACGTGATCGTTGCTAATCTGGGCAGTGAAACAGAGACACGGGATTTGTCAAAGGTCTTCTATGGTGGCCATGTTGTCTTATCTACGGGCGACCACGCCGGCAAGTACCTCACCTTCCACAAACTGACGATGTTCCCTGGCGAGGCCATGATCGTCAAACTGGACAAGTAG